One genomic region from Jiangella sp. DSM 45060 encodes:
- the hflX gene encoding GTPase HflX, with product MPEVDEFDLLDGDTTGDYDLDERHALRRVAGLSTELEDVTEVEYRRLRLERVVLVGVWPGGSFTDAENSLAELAALAETAGSQVLEGLAQRRLKPDPATFVGSGKVEELREVVQAQGADTVIVDGELSASQLRNLEDKVGVKVVDRTMLILDIFAQHAKSREGKAQVELAQLEYLSQRLRGWGASLSRQAGGRAGGAGGGVGTRGPGETKLETDRRRIRTRVAKLRRELADMRTARDTKRAGRRRNAVPAVSIVGYTNAGKSSLLNRLTGAGVLVEDALFATLDPTVRRSQTAEGRGFTLADTVGFVRHLPHELVESFRSTLEEVADADLLVHVVDGSHPDPEGQLTAVRSVLADIGAGGVREIVAVNKADAADPMVVARLLRNEPHALSVSARTGAGVDKLRALIESELPQPPVEVDALVPYDHGELVARMHSVGEVLSVDHEADGTRVRARVPEALAAALQPYAVAPR from the coding sequence GTGCCGGAGGTAGACGAGTTCGACCTCCTGGACGGCGACACCACCGGGGACTACGACCTGGACGAGCGGCACGCGCTGCGGCGCGTCGCCGGCCTGTCGACCGAGCTCGAAGATGTCACCGAGGTCGAGTACCGGCGGCTGCGGCTCGAACGGGTCGTGCTCGTCGGCGTCTGGCCCGGCGGGTCGTTCACCGACGCCGAGAACTCTCTCGCCGAGCTCGCGGCGCTGGCCGAGACGGCCGGCTCGCAGGTGCTCGAGGGTCTCGCGCAGCGCCGGCTGAAGCCCGACCCCGCCACGTTCGTCGGCTCCGGCAAGGTCGAGGAGCTGCGCGAGGTGGTCCAGGCGCAGGGCGCCGACACCGTCATCGTCGACGGCGAGCTGTCGGCGTCGCAGCTGCGGAACCTGGAAGACAAGGTGGGCGTCAAGGTCGTCGACCGCACCATGCTCATCCTCGACATCTTCGCCCAGCACGCGAAGAGCCGCGAGGGCAAGGCGCAGGTCGAGTTGGCCCAGCTCGAGTACCTCTCCCAGCGGCTGCGCGGCTGGGGCGCGAGCCTGTCCCGGCAGGCCGGCGGTCGCGCCGGTGGCGCCGGCGGCGGCGTCGGCACCCGCGGTCCCGGTGAGACCAAGCTCGAGACCGACCGCCGGCGCATCCGCACCCGGGTGGCCAAGCTGCGCCGCGAGCTCGCCGACATGCGCACCGCTCGCGACACCAAGCGGGCCGGTCGCCGCCGCAACGCGGTGCCCGCGGTGTCGATCGTCGGCTACACCAACGCCGGCAAGTCGTCGCTGCTCAACCGCCTCACCGGCGCGGGCGTGCTGGTCGAGGACGCGCTGTTCGCGACCCTCGACCCCACCGTCCGCCGGTCGCAGACGGCCGAGGGCCGCGGCTTCACGCTCGCCGACACCGTCGGGTTCGTCCGGCACCTGCCGCACGAGCTGGTCGAGTCGTTCCGGTCGACGCTCGAGGAGGTCGCCGACGCCGACCTGCTGGTCCACGTCGTCGACGGCTCGCACCCCGACCCCGAGGGCCAGCTGACGGCGGTGCGCTCGGTGCTCGCCGACATCGGCGCCGGCGGCGTGCGCGAGATCGTCGCCGTCAACAAGGCCGACGCCGCCGACCCCATGGTGGTGGCCCGGCTGCTGCGCAACGAGCCGCACGCGCTCTCCGTCTCGGCCCGCACCGGCGCCGGGGTCGACAAACTGCGCGCGCTCATCGAGAGCGAGCTGCCGCAGCCGCCCGTCGAGGTCGACGCGCTGGTGCCGTACGACCACGGCGAGCTGGTGGCGCGCATGCACAGCGTCGGCGAGGTGCTGTCGGTCGACCACGAGGCCGATGGCACGCGCGTGCGGGCCCGGGTGCCGGAGGCGCTCGCCGCGGCGCTGCAGCCGTACGCCGTCGCGCCCCGGTAG